One part of the Oncorhynchus kisutch isolate 150728-3 linkage group LG22, Okis_V2, whole genome shotgun sequence genome encodes these proteins:
- the LOC109867279 gene encoding isocitrate dehydrogenase [NADP], mitochondrial isoform X1 — protein MAGYLKVLRSLSRSATTLSKNPAVLAPAATSQSLQQRNYGDKRIKVSQPVVEMDGDEMTRIIWEFIKEKLILSNVDVELKYYDLGLPYRDQTDDQVTIDSAIATQKYHVAVKCATITPDEQRVEEFKLKKMWKSPNGTIRNILGGTVFREPIICKNIPRLVPGWTQPITIGRHAFGDQYRATDFVISQPGTFKMVFSPTDGSKGQEWEVYKFPGGGCGMGMYNTDESISGFAHSCFQYAIGKKWPLYLSTKNTILKAYDGRFKDIFEEIYQANYKPEFDKLKIWYEHRLIDDMVAQVLKSDGAFVWACKNYDGDVQSDILAQGFGSLGLMTSVLVCPDGKTIEAEAAHGTVTRHYREHQKGNPTSTNPIASIFAWTRGLEHRGKLDGNPDLIKFALTLERVCVETVESGVMTKDLAGCIHGLSKCKLNEHYVNTEDFLDAIKNNLDRALGK, from the exons ATGGCTGGATACTTGAAggtcctccgctctctctctagGTCGGCGACCACTCTCTCCAAAAACCCCGCTGTGCTCGCGCCAGCTGCAACCTCCCAGAGTTTGCAACAGAGGAATT ATGGGGACAAACGTATCAAGGTGTCCCAGCCTGTGGTGGAAATGGACGGAGATGAGATGACCAGGATCATCTGGGAGTTCATCAAAGAGAAG CTTATCCTCTCCAACGTTGATGTGGAGCTGAAGTACTACGACCTGGGTCTGCCATACCGTGATCAGACTGACGACCAGGTCACCATCGACTCTGCCATCGCCACCCAGAAGTACCATGTCGCTGTTAAATGTGCCACCATCACTCCCGATGAACAAAGAGTAGAAG AGTTCAAACTGAAGAAGATGTGGAAGAGCCCCAACGGAACCATCAGGAACATCCTAGGTGGCACAGTCTTCCGTGAGCCAATCATCTGCAAGAACATTCCCAGGCTTGTTCCAGGTTGGACACAGCCCATCACCATTGGCAGACATGCCTTTGGTGACCAG tacagagctacagaCTTTGTTATCAGCCAGCCAGGCACGTTCAAAATGGTCTTCTCCCCTACTGATGGGAGCAAAGGCCAGGAGTGGGAGGTCTACAAGTTTCCTGGAGGTGGCTGTGGAATGGGCATGTACAACACAGATGAG TCTATTTCAGGCTTTGCGCACAGCTGCTTTCAGTACGCCATTGGCAAGAAGTGGCCCCTCTACCTGAGTACCAAGAACACCATTCTCAAAGCCTACGATGGTAGATTCAAGGACATCTTTGAGGAAATCTACCAGGC GAATTACAAACCAGAGTTTGACAAGCTGAAGATCTGGTACGAGCACAGGCTCATTGATGACATGGTTGCCCAGGTGCTGAAGTCTGATGGTGCCTTCGTGTGGGCCTGCAAGAATTACGATGGAGACGTACAGTCTGACATCCTGGCTCAGG GTTTTGGCTCTCTGGGTCTGATGACGTCAGTGCTGGTGTGTCCCGATGGCAAGACcattgaggcagaggcagcccACGGCACAGTGACCAGGCACTACCGCGAGCACCAAAAG GGAAACCCAACAAGCACCAACCCCATTGCCAGCATCTTTGCTTGGACCAGAGGGCTTGAGCACCGGGGTAAACTTGATGGCAACCCTGACCTGATCAA GTTCGCTCTGACTCTGGAGCGGGTGTGTGTGGAGACTGTTGAGAGTGGCGTTATGACTAAGGACCTCGCTGGCTGCATTCACGGCCTTTCCAA ATGCAAGCTGAATGAACACTACGTCAACACTGAGGACTTCCTGGACGCCATCAAGAATAACCTGGACAGAGCCCTGGGCAAGTGA
- the LOC109867279 gene encoding isocitrate dehydrogenase [NADP], mitochondrial isoform X2, which translates to MIDGDKRIKVSQPVVEMDGDEMTRIIWEFIKEKLILSNVDVELKYYDLGLPYRDQTDDQVTIDSAIATQKYHVAVKCATITPDEQRVEEFKLKKMWKSPNGTIRNILGGTVFREPIICKNIPRLVPGWTQPITIGRHAFGDQYRATDFVISQPGTFKMVFSPTDGSKGQEWEVYKFPGGGCGMGMYNTDESISGFAHSCFQYAIGKKWPLYLSTKNTILKAYDGRFKDIFEEIYQANYKPEFDKLKIWYEHRLIDDMVAQVLKSDGAFVWACKNYDGDVQSDILAQGFGSLGLMTSVLVCPDGKTIEAEAAHGTVTRHYREHQKGNPTSTNPIASIFAWTRGLEHRGKLDGNPDLIKFALTLERVCVETVESGVMTKDLAGCIHGLSKCKLNEHYVNTEDFLDAIKNNLDRALGK; encoded by the exons atgatag ATGGGGACAAACGTATCAAGGTGTCCCAGCCTGTGGTGGAAATGGACGGAGATGAGATGACCAGGATCATCTGGGAGTTCATCAAAGAGAAG CTTATCCTCTCCAACGTTGATGTGGAGCTGAAGTACTACGACCTGGGTCTGCCATACCGTGATCAGACTGACGACCAGGTCACCATCGACTCTGCCATCGCCACCCAGAAGTACCATGTCGCTGTTAAATGTGCCACCATCACTCCCGATGAACAAAGAGTAGAAG AGTTCAAACTGAAGAAGATGTGGAAGAGCCCCAACGGAACCATCAGGAACATCCTAGGTGGCACAGTCTTCCGTGAGCCAATCATCTGCAAGAACATTCCCAGGCTTGTTCCAGGTTGGACACAGCCCATCACCATTGGCAGACATGCCTTTGGTGACCAG tacagagctacagaCTTTGTTATCAGCCAGCCAGGCACGTTCAAAATGGTCTTCTCCCCTACTGATGGGAGCAAAGGCCAGGAGTGGGAGGTCTACAAGTTTCCTGGAGGTGGCTGTGGAATGGGCATGTACAACACAGATGAG TCTATTTCAGGCTTTGCGCACAGCTGCTTTCAGTACGCCATTGGCAAGAAGTGGCCCCTCTACCTGAGTACCAAGAACACCATTCTCAAAGCCTACGATGGTAGATTCAAGGACATCTTTGAGGAAATCTACCAGGC GAATTACAAACCAGAGTTTGACAAGCTGAAGATCTGGTACGAGCACAGGCTCATTGATGACATGGTTGCCCAGGTGCTGAAGTCTGATGGTGCCTTCGTGTGGGCCTGCAAGAATTACGATGGAGACGTACAGTCTGACATCCTGGCTCAGG GTTTTGGCTCTCTGGGTCTGATGACGTCAGTGCTGGTGTGTCCCGATGGCAAGACcattgaggcagaggcagcccACGGCACAGTGACCAGGCACTACCGCGAGCACCAAAAG GGAAACCCAACAAGCACCAACCCCATTGCCAGCATCTTTGCTTGGACCAGAGGGCTTGAGCACCGGGGTAAACTTGATGGCAACCCTGACCTGATCAA GTTCGCTCTGACTCTGGAGCGGGTGTGTGTGGAGACTGTTGAGAGTGGCGTTATGACTAAGGACCTCGCTGGCTGCATTCACGGCCTTTCCAA ATGCAAGCTGAATGAACACTACGTCAACACTGAGGACTTCCTGGACGCCATCAAGAATAACCTGGACAGAGCCCTGGGCAAGTGA